GCGTCAAGTACCGCAAGCAGCACCGCGGCCGCAAGCGCGGCCTCGCCAAGGGCGGATCCGATGTCACCTTCGGTGAGTACGGCATCCAGGCCCTGAGCGCCGGCTGGGTCACCGCCCGGCAGATCGAGGCCGCCCGAATCGCCATGACCCGCTACATGAAGCGCGGTGGGAAGGTGTGGATCAACATCTTCCCGCACAAGGCCTACACCAAGAAGCCGGCCGAGACCCGCATGGGGTCCGGAAAGGGCTCGCCCGAGGGCTGGGTGGCCGTCGTGAAGCCGGGACGCGTCATGTTCGAGATCGCCGGCGTGCCCGAGGAGGTCGCCCGCGAGGCGATCCGCCTGGCTGGCAACAAGCTGCCCGTGAAGTGGCGCTTCGTCGCACGCGAGGGAGGTGGCTCCTAGATGCGAGCCGAGGAACTGCGAGAACTGTCCGACACCGAGCTCGACGAGAAGCTCGAGGAGTTCAAGTCCGAGCTCTTCAACCTGCGCTTCGAGCTCGCCACCGGCCAGCTCGACAACTACAAGCGCCTGAAGGGCACCCGCCGCGACATCGCGCGGGTGATGACCGTCCAGCGCGAACGGGCCCTCCGGGCCACCGCCAGCGAGGAGACCAGCTGATGTCCGACGCCACCACCAGCGCTGCCGAGACCAGCGCCGCCGCCGAGGAGGAGATGGCGGCGTCAGGCCGGAACGCCCGCAAGGTCCGTGACGGGATCGTCGTGTCCGACAAGATGGACAAGACCGTCGTGGTCCTGGTCGAGCGGCGCGTCAAGCACCCCAAGTACCACAAGTTCGTCACCAAGTCGGCCCGCTACAAGGCCCACGACGAGACCAACGACGCCGGCGTCGGCGACCGCGTCCGCATCGTCGAGACGCGTCCGCTCAGCAAGGACAAGCGCTTCCGAGTCCAGGCGATCCTCGAGCGCGCCAAGTAATCCCAGGGCTTCGCCCGGACCCCAGGAGCCAATCCGATGATCCAACAAGAGACACGCCTCCGCGTCGCCGACAACTCCGGCGCGCGCGAGGTGCTGTGCATCCGCGTGCTGGGCGGGTCCGGTGCGCGCTACGCCGGCGTCGGCGACGTCATCGTCGCCACCGTCAAGCAGGCGATCCCGCAGGCGAACGTCAAGAAGGGCGACGTCGTGAAGGCGGTCGTCGTGCGCACCCGCAAGGAGCGCCGCCGCCGGGACGGGACCTACATCCGCTTCGACGACAACGCCTGCGTGCTGATCGATGCGAACAACAACCCCCGAGGGACCCGCATCTTCGGCCCGGTGGGCCGCGAGCTGCGCGACAACCGCTTCATGCGCATCGTCTCCCTCGCCCCGGAGGTGATCTGATGCAGCGCATCAAGAAGGACGACACCGTCGTGGTGATCAGCGGCAAGGACAAGGGCAAGCAGGGCCGCGTCGTCAACGTCTACCCCAAGGCCGACAAGGTCATGGTGGAGGGCGTCAACATCGCGACCAGGCACCGCCAGGTCCGCATGACCGGCCGTGGTGCCCGCGAGGGCGGGATCGAGCACGTCGAGGTGCCCGTCCACAGCTCGAACGTCATGCCCGTCTGCCCGTCCTGCGACGAGCCGACCCGCGTCGGTGCCCGCATCGTCGACGGGGAGAAGACCCGCTTCTGCCGCAAGTGCGATTCGGAGTTCAAGTAGCCATGTCCGACACCGAGATGACGACCACCACCGAGGTCACCGCCGACGGTGCGCAGGTCCGCTACCGCCCCCGCCTGAAGGCCCTGTACGTCAACACGCTCCGGGCCGAGCTGATGGAGTCGCTCGGCATCGGCAACGTGATGGACGTGCCGCGGCTCGAGAAGATCGTGGTGAACGTCGGGGTCGGCGAAGCAGTCGCCGACTCGAAGGTCATCGAGAAGGTGATGGCCGAGCTCGCGACGATCACCGGCCAGAAGCCCCAGCTGCGACGCGCCCGCAAGTCGATCGCGACGTTCAAGCTGCGCGAGGGCATGCCCGTGGGCGCCCGCGTCACCCTGCGCAACGAGCGCATGTGGGACTTCCTCGACCGCCTCCTGACGGTCGCGATCCCCCGGATCCGCGACTTCCGCGGCCTGCCGTCCAAGTTCGACGGCGCCGGCAACTACACCCTCGGCATCACCGAGCAGCTGATCTTCCCCGAGATCGACTACGACGACATCGACGCGGTCCGCGGCATGGACATCACGTTCGTGACCACCGCCCGGACCGACGAGCACGGCCGCGCCCTGCTCGACGCCTTCGGGTTCCCCTTCATCCGCCAAGAGGGCGAGCCCGCGCCCGAGGCCATGCAGCGCCTCGTCCAGGCGACCGCCGACCTGGTCTAGCGGCCGCCCCACCACCCCGACCCCACCACGCACACCGACTGGGAAGTCCCGGGTCCCGCCCACCGCGGAGGATCCCGGAAACCCCGAGGAGCAGATCAACGATGAGCATGACCGATCCGGTCGCTGACATGTTGACCCGCATCCGGAACGCCAACCTGGCGTACACGGAGCTGATCGACATGCCGTCGTCCAAGCTCAAGGCGTCCATCGCGGAGATCCTCAAGCAGGAGGGCTACATCCGCGAC
Above is a window of Euzebya sp. DNA encoding:
- the rpsQ gene encoding 30S ribosomal protein S17, with the protein product MAASGRNARKVRDGIVVSDKMDKTVVVLVERRVKHPKYHKFVTKSARYKAHDETNDAGVGDRVRIVETRPLSKDKRFRVQAILERAK
- the rpmC gene encoding 50S ribosomal protein L29; this translates as MRAEELRELSDTELDEKLEEFKSELFNLRFELATGQLDNYKRLKGTRRDIARVMTVQRERALRATASEETS
- the rplE gene encoding 50S ribosomal protein L5 codes for the protein MSDTEMTTTTEVTADGAQVRYRPRLKALYVNTLRAELMESLGIGNVMDVPRLEKIVVNVGVGEAVADSKVIEKVMAELATITGQKPQLRRARKSIATFKLREGMPVGARVTLRNERMWDFLDRLLTVAIPRIRDFRGLPSKFDGAGNYTLGITEQLIFPEIDYDDIDAVRGMDITFVTTARTDEHGRALLDAFGFPFIRQEGEPAPEAMQRLVQATADLV
- the rplN gene encoding 50S ribosomal protein L14 gives rise to the protein MIQQETRLRVADNSGAREVLCIRVLGGSGARYAGVGDVIVATVKQAIPQANVKKGDVVKAVVVRTRKERRRRDGTYIRFDDNACVLIDANNNPRGTRIFGPVGRELRDNRFMRIVSLAPEVI
- the rplX gene encoding 50S ribosomal protein L24, with the protein product MQRIKKDDTVVVISGKDKGKQGRVVNVYPKADKVMVEGVNIATRHRQVRMTGRGAREGGIEHVEVPVHSSNVMPVCPSCDEPTRVGARIVDGEKTRFCRKCDSEFK
- the rplP gene encoding 50S ribosomal protein L16, whose protein sequence is MLAPKRVKYRKQHRGRKRGLAKGGSDVTFGEYGIQALSAGWVTARQIEAARIAMTRYMKRGGKVWINIFPHKAYTKKPAETRMGSGKGSPEGWVAVVKPGRVMFEIAGVPEEVAREAIRLAGNKLPVKWRFVAREGGGS